A stretch of Prunus dulcis chromosome 6, ALMONDv2, whole genome shotgun sequence DNA encodes these proteins:
- the LOC117631944 gene encoding cyclic nucleotide-gated ion channel 1-like isoform X2 yields MNPDETFVNVEESFVNPDESFVNPESFVLSSGKKPPARGEGNSASKKWPTAKEIFDPQGAFLPLWNKIFVIACVVAVSLDPLFFYIPNINEQYKCLGKDKKLRTTALLLRSLMDLTFVIHMAHQIRVTEKIVASEQVARRGKADWLCRRQELVRAIPWFSILVDFLAALPIPQVAIGVVFFKRRSFEYFRKVGIMTSLILFQYLPRVYRIYVSYEELTRIKRWVRGAFNFFLYILASHVLGGFWYFFSIQREISCWHQACQKSTENYCLATYHFHCDDFSLRNENMTSKSIPFLQKFFHSYWWGLRNLSNFGTNLETSNYVWENCFAILISVIGLLLFLYLIGNVQTYIQLATTKSEEICQKMMMKDLEIQLWMSRNGLPNDMKTVIMKNVKQRLEQDKDADVENLFSILSRNNRKSIKRHLCMNTLKKVPMLQSIDERVLKMICDHLKPVIYTENSYVIRVGEPLDLMLFITQGIIWTFTGTSAGDGSVQLNGSSSLSSSTSITKCLEKGDFYGEELLSRISTYISFSDLPICTENVKCHTKVEAFALLAKDLRRVVSEFWWYFPDLKNSKLKEKSALSSLRAVRQRNRSKKEATLPPKSDADREQLPAN; encoded by the exons ATGAATCCAGACGAGACCTTTGTGAATGTCGAAGAGAGTTTTGTGAATCCTGATGAGAGTTTTGTGAATCCTGAAAGTTTTGTCCTAAG TTCCGGCAAGAAGCCTCCTGCAAGAGGTGAAGGAAATTCAGCAAGTAAAAAATGGCCGACAGCAAAGGAAATTTTTGATCCACAAGGGGCCTTCCTTCCATTATGGAACAAAATATTCGTAATTGCATGTGTGGTTGCAGTCTCATTGGATCCTTTGTTCTTTTACATTCCAAACATCAATGAGCAATACAAGTGCCTTGGAAAGGACAAAAAGTTGAGAACTACAGCCCTTCTTCTCCGATCGCTCATGGACCTCACTTTCGTAATCCATATGGCTCATCAAATTCGTGTCACGGAGAAAATTGTGGCCTCCGAGCAGGTAGCAAGAAGAGGAAAGGCAGATTGGTTGTGCAGAAGACAAGAGTTGGTTAGGGCGATTCCCTGGTTTTCCATCCTAGTTGACTTTCTTGCTGCTCTTCCAATCCCACAA GTGGCAATAGGAGTTGTCTTTTTCAAAAGGAGAAGCTTTGAGTATTTTCGCAAAGTGGGTATTATGACCTCCCTAATTCTCTTCCAATATTTGCCAAGAGTTTATCGAATATACGTATCATATGAGGAACTTACAAGAATCAAAAGATGGGTTAGAGGTGCATTCAATTTTTTCCTATACATCCTTGCTAGTCAT gttctCGGAGGTTTTTGGTACTTCTTTTCCATACAACGAGAGATATCATGTTGGCATCAAGCTTGTCAAAAAAGTACTGAAAATTATTGTCTAGCTACGTATCATTTTCATTGCGATGACTTTAgtttgagaaatgaaaatatgacTTCAA AGTCAATACCTTTTCTGCAAAAATTCTTTCACTCTTATTGGTGGGGCTTGCGAAATCTCAG TAATTTTGGAACGAATTTAGAGACAAGTAATTACGTGTGGGAAAATTGCTTTGCTATTCTAATTTCTGTTATTGGCTTGCTACTCTTCTTGTACCTGATCGGAAATGTCCAG ACGTATATACAGTTGGCAACTACAAAATCGGAGGAGATATGccagaagatgatgatgaaagaCCTAGAGATCCAATTGTGGATGTCTAGAAATGGTCTCCCCAATGATATGAAGACCGTGATTATGAAAAATGTCAAACAAAGATTGGAACAAGATAAAGATGCTGATGTAGAGAATCTTTTCTCTATTCTCTCACGAAATAACAGGAAATCTATAAAGCGCCATCTTTGTATGAATACACTAAAGAAA GTACCAATGCTTCAAAGCATTGATGAAAGGGTATTGAAAATGATCTGCGACCATCTGAAGCCAGTGATCTACACGGAGAATAGCTATGTGATCCGAGTAGGAGAACCACTTGACTTGATGCTCTTCATCACACAAGGAATTATATGGACCTTTACAGGTACTAGTGCTGGTGATGGTTCTGTACAATTGAATGGCTCTTCTTCCTTGTCATCATCAACATCAATCACAAAGTGTCTTGAGAAAGGCGATTTTTATGGGGAAGAACTTCTAAGCCGAATTTCGACGTACATCTCTTTTTCGGACCTTCCTATCTGCACCGAAAATGTGAAATGTCATACAAAAGTAGAAGCCTTTGCTCTGTTGGCCAAGGACTTGAGGAGGGTAGTGTCTGAATTCTGGTGGTATTTCCCCGATTTGAAGAATTCCAAGTTAAAGGAGAAATCAGCACTTTCTTCCCTGCGAGCAGTCCGTCAACGAAATCGATCAAAGAAGGAGGCTACACTGCCTCCTAAGTCTGATGCTGATCGAGAACAATTGCCCGCAAATTAA
- the LOC117631944 gene encoding cyclic nucleotide-gated ion channel 1-like isoform X1 gives MNPDETFVNVEESFVNPDESFVNPESFVLSSGKKPPARGEGNSASKKWPTAKEIFDPQGAFLPLWNKIFVIACVVAVSLDPLFFYIPNINEQYKCLGKDKKLRTTALLLRSLMDLTFVIHMAHQIRVTEKIVASEQVARRGKADWLCRRQELVRAIPWFSILVDFLAALPIPQVAIGVVFFKRRSFEYFRKVGIMTSLILFQYLPRVYRIYVSYEELTRIKRWVRGAFNFFLYILASHVLGGFWYFFSIQREISCWHQACQKSTENYCLATYHFHCDDFSLRNENMTSSKVKFLSEACPLDPQNSTRFDFGIFVHALKSESIPFLQKFFHSYWWGLRNLSNFGTNLETSNYVWENCFAILISVIGLLLFLYLIGNVQTYIQLATTKSEEICQKMMMKDLEIQLWMSRNGLPNDMKTVIMKNVKQRLEQDKDADVENLFSILSRNNRKSIKRHLCMNTLKKVPMLQSIDERVLKMICDHLKPVIYTENSYVIRVGEPLDLMLFITQGIIWTFTGTSAGDGSVQLNGSSSLSSSTSITKCLEKGDFYGEELLSRISTYISFSDLPICTENVKCHTKVEAFALLAKDLRRVVSEFWWYFPDLKNSKLKEKSALSSLRAVRQRNRSKKEATLPPKSDADREQLPAN, from the exons ATGAATCCAGACGAGACCTTTGTGAATGTCGAAGAGAGTTTTGTGAATCCTGATGAGAGTTTTGTGAATCCTGAAAGTTTTGTCCTAAG TTCCGGCAAGAAGCCTCCTGCAAGAGGTGAAGGAAATTCAGCAAGTAAAAAATGGCCGACAGCAAAGGAAATTTTTGATCCACAAGGGGCCTTCCTTCCATTATGGAACAAAATATTCGTAATTGCATGTGTGGTTGCAGTCTCATTGGATCCTTTGTTCTTTTACATTCCAAACATCAATGAGCAATACAAGTGCCTTGGAAAGGACAAAAAGTTGAGAACTACAGCCCTTCTTCTCCGATCGCTCATGGACCTCACTTTCGTAATCCATATGGCTCATCAAATTCGTGTCACGGAGAAAATTGTGGCCTCCGAGCAGGTAGCAAGAAGAGGAAAGGCAGATTGGTTGTGCAGAAGACAAGAGTTGGTTAGGGCGATTCCCTGGTTTTCCATCCTAGTTGACTTTCTTGCTGCTCTTCCAATCCCACAA GTGGCAATAGGAGTTGTCTTTTTCAAAAGGAGAAGCTTTGAGTATTTTCGCAAAGTGGGTATTATGACCTCCCTAATTCTCTTCCAATATTTGCCAAGAGTTTATCGAATATACGTATCATATGAGGAACTTACAAGAATCAAAAGATGGGTTAGAGGTGCATTCAATTTTTTCCTATACATCCTTGCTAGTCAT gttctCGGAGGTTTTTGGTACTTCTTTTCCATACAACGAGAGATATCATGTTGGCATCAAGCTTGTCAAAAAAGTACTGAAAATTATTGTCTAGCTACGTATCATTTTCATTGCGATGACTTTAgtttgagaaatgaaaatatgacTTCAAGTAAAGTCAAATTCCTAAGTGAAGCTTGCCCATTAGATCCACAAAATTCCACAAGATTTGATTTTGGAATATTTGTTCATGCCCTTAAGTCAGAGTCAATACCTTTTCTGCAAAAATTCTTTCACTCTTATTGGTGGGGCTTGCGAAATCTCAG TAATTTTGGAACGAATTTAGAGACAAGTAATTACGTGTGGGAAAATTGCTTTGCTATTCTAATTTCTGTTATTGGCTTGCTACTCTTCTTGTACCTGATCGGAAATGTCCAG ACGTATATACAGTTGGCAACTACAAAATCGGAGGAGATATGccagaagatgatgatgaaagaCCTAGAGATCCAATTGTGGATGTCTAGAAATGGTCTCCCCAATGATATGAAGACCGTGATTATGAAAAATGTCAAACAAAGATTGGAACAAGATAAAGATGCTGATGTAGAGAATCTTTTCTCTATTCTCTCACGAAATAACAGGAAATCTATAAAGCGCCATCTTTGTATGAATACACTAAAGAAA GTACCAATGCTTCAAAGCATTGATGAAAGGGTATTGAAAATGATCTGCGACCATCTGAAGCCAGTGATCTACACGGAGAATAGCTATGTGATCCGAGTAGGAGAACCACTTGACTTGATGCTCTTCATCACACAAGGAATTATATGGACCTTTACAGGTACTAGTGCTGGTGATGGTTCTGTACAATTGAATGGCTCTTCTTCCTTGTCATCATCAACATCAATCACAAAGTGTCTTGAGAAAGGCGATTTTTATGGGGAAGAACTTCTAAGCCGAATTTCGACGTACATCTCTTTTTCGGACCTTCCTATCTGCACCGAAAATGTGAAATGTCATACAAAAGTAGAAGCCTTTGCTCTGTTGGCCAAGGACTTGAGGAGGGTAGTGTCTGAATTCTGGTGGTATTTCCCCGATTTGAAGAATTCCAAGTTAAAGGAGAAATCAGCACTTTCTTCCCTGCGAGCAGTCCGTCAACGAAATCGATCAAAGAAGGAGGCTACACTGCCTCCTAAGTCTGATGCTGATCGAGAACAATTGCCCGCAAATTAA
- the LOC117631454 gene encoding cyclic nucleotide-gated ion channel 1-like: MKPDESFVNPDESFVNPDSFIQSTGKRPPAKGEGNSASKKWPTAKEIFDPQGPFLPLWNKIFVIACVIAVSLDPLFFYIPNINEKYKCLGKDKKLRTAALLLRTLMDLTFVIHMVHQIRVTAKIVASEHVSRRGKSDWLCRRRELVKAMPWFSILIDFLAALPIPQLAIGVVFFRRKSSQYFRKRRIMTFLLLFQYLPRVYRIYLTYEELTRIKRWVRGAFNFFLYILASHVLGGFWYFFSIQRETSCWHHACKRSTETFCVANYHFHCDDYSLGDDITTSSKVKFLNKLCPLDPPNSSIFDFGIFVDALKSGSTPFMQKFFHSYWWGLRNLSNFGTNLETSSYVWENCFAILISVIGLLLFLYLIGNVQTYIQLATTKSENICQKMAMKDLEIQLWMSRNGLPEDMKTVIMKNVKQRLEQDKDADVENMFSILSQNNRKSIKRYLCMDTLKKVPMLQSTDERVLKVICNYLKPVIYSENSYVIRAGEPLDLMLFITQGIIWTFAGTHIDGSGKLNGSSSSSTSSITRCLEKGDFYGEELLSRISTYISFSDLPICTDNVKCHTKVEAFALLAKDLKTVVTEFWWYFPTLNNSELEEKLALSSVRAVRRRNREKKATRSSKLAADHREQRLAYQRLHASC, translated from the exons ATGAAACCAGATGAGAGCTTTGTGAATCCTGACGAGAGCTTTGTGAATCCTGACAGTTTTATCCAAAG CACTGGGAAGAGGCCTCCCGCAAAAGGTGAAGGAAATTCAGCAAGTAAAAAATGGCCAACAGCAAAGGAAATTTTTGACCCACAGGGGCCTTTCCTTCCATTATGGAACAAGATATTTGTAATTGCATGTGTGATTGCAGTCTCATTGGATCCTTTGTTCTTTTACATCCCAAACATCAATGAGAAATACAAGTGCCTTGGTAAGGACAAGAAGTTGAGGACTGCAGCTCTTCTTCTGCGAACGCTCATGGACCTCACTTTCGTAATCCATATGGTACATCAGATTCGTGTCACGGCAAAAATCGTGGCCTCGGAGCATGTGTCAAGAAGAGGAAAGTCAGATTGGTTATGCAGAAGAAGAGAGTTGGTTAAGGCAATGCCCTGGTTTTCCATCCTAATTGACTTTCTTGCTGCTCTTCCAATCCCACAA TTAGCAATAGGAGTTGTCTTTTTCAGAAGGAAAAGCTCTCAGTATTTTCGCAAAAGGAGGATTATGACcttccttcttctcttccAATATTTGCCAAGGGTTTATCGAATATACCTAACGTATGAGGAACTTACAAGGATCAAAAGATGGGTTAGAGGtgcattcaatttttttctatacATCCTCGCTAGTCAT GTACTTGGAGGTTTTTGGTACTTCTTTTCGATCCAACGAGAGACGTCATGTTGGCATCATGCTTGTAAAAGAAGTACTGAAACTTTTTGTGTAGCTAATTATCACTTTCATTGCGATGATTATAGTCTGGGAGACGACATTACCACTTCAAGTAAAGTCAAATTCCTAAATAAATTGTGCCCATTAGATCCACCAAACTCCTCaatatttgattttggaaTATTTGTTGATGCCCTTAAGTCGGGGTCAACACCTTTTATGCAAAAGTTCTTTCACTCTTATTGGTGGGGCCTGCGAAATCTCAG TAACTTTGGGACGAATTTAGAAACAAGTAGTTACGTGTGGGAAAACTGCTTTGCAATTCTAATTTCTGTTATTGGCTTGCTACTCTTTTTGTATCTCATCGGAAATGTACAG ACATATATACAGTTGGCAACTACAAAATCAGAGAACATATGCCAGAAGATGGCAATGAAAGACCTAGAGATCCAATTGTGGATGTCTAGAAATGGTCTTCCAGAGGATATGAAGACGGTGATTATGAAAAATGTCAAACAAAGACTGGAACAAGACAAAGATGCTGATGTAGAGAATATGTTCTCTATTCTCTCACAGAATAATAGGAAATCTATAAAGCGTTATCTCTGCATGGACACGTTGAAGAAA GTACCAATGCTTCAAAGTACTGATGAAAGggtgttgaaagtgatatGCAACTATTTAAAGCCAGTGATCTACTCGGAGAATAGCTACGTGATTCGAGCAGGAGAACCACTTGACTTGATGCTCTTCATCACACAAGGAATTATATGGACCTTTGCAGGTACTCACATTGATGGTTCTGGAAAATTAAATGGTTCCTCTtcatcatcaacatcatcaatCACAAGGTGTCTTGAGAAAGGCGATTTTTACGGGGAAGAACTTCTTAGCCGAATTTCGACATACATCTCCTTTTCGGACCTTCCTATCTGCACTGACAATGTGAAATGTCATACAAAAGTAGAAGCGTTTGCTCTACTAGCCAAGGACTTGAAGACGGTAGTGACTGAATTTTGGTGGTATTTTCCCACTTTGAACAATTCGGAGTTGGAGGAGAAGTTGGCACTTTCTTCCGTTCGAGCAGTCCGTCGACGCAATCGAGAAAAGAAGGCTACAAGGTCTTCCAAGTTGGCTGCTGATCATCGAGAGCAAAGGCTCGCATATCAACGACTACATGCGTCCTGTTAA